In Perognathus longimembris pacificus isolate PPM17 chromosome 3, ASM2315922v1, whole genome shotgun sequence, a single window of DNA contains:
- the Alg9 gene encoding alpha-1,2-mannosyltransferase ALG9 isoform X3 — protein MASRGARQRLKGGGGGGGGDPAPATKKPREQPGSREAGGAEPRPESSGNKAGQVWAPDGSTAFKCLLSARLCAALLSNISDCDEAFNYWEPTHYLIYGKGFQTWEYSPVYAIRSYAYLLLHAWPAAFHARILQTNKILVFYFLRCLLAFVSCICELYFYKAVCKKFGLHVSRMMLAFLVLSTGMFCSSSAFLPSSFCMYTTLIAMTGWYMDKTPIAVLGVAAGAIVGWPFSAALGLPIAFDLLVMKHRWRSFLYWSLVALILFLVPVVAIDSYYYGKLVIAPLNIVLYNVFTSHGPDLYGTEPWYFYLINGFLNFNVAFALALLVLPLTSLMEYLLQRFNVQNLGHPYWLTLAPMYIWFIIFFIQPHKEERFLFPVYPLICLCGAVALSALQKCYHFVFQQYRLEHYTVTSSWLALGTVFLFGLLSFSRSVALFRGYHGPLDLYPEFYRIATDPTIHTVPEGRPVNVCVGKEWYRFPSSFLLPDNWQLQFIPSEFRGQLPKPFAEGPLATQIIPTDMNDQNLEEPSRYSQALNSLAGKHYAAVSCF, from the exons ATGGCGAGCCGAGGGGCTCGGCAGCGCTTgaaaggcggcggcggcggcggcggcggggacccgGCTCCCGCCACCAAGAAGCCGCGGGAGCAGCCGGGCAGCCGGGAGGCGGGCGGCGCGGAGCCCCGGCCGGA GTCGTCCGGGAACAAGGCCGGCCAAGTCTGGGCGCCCGACGGGTCCACGGCCTTCAAGTGTCTCCTCTCGGCCCGGCTGTGCGCGGCTCTCCTGAGCAACATCTCCGACTGTGATGAAGCCTTCAACTACTGGGAACCG acaCACTACCTCATCTATGGGAAGGGGTTTCAGACTTGGGAGTATTCCCCAGTGTATGCCATCCGCTCCTATGCCTACCTGTTGCTCCACGCCTGGCCAGCCGCATTTCATGCAAGAATTCTACAGACTAATAAG ATTCTTGTCTTTTACTTTTTGCGATGTCTTCTGGCTTTTGTGAGCTGTATTTGTGAGCTTTACTTTTACAA GGCTGTGTGCAAGAAGTTTGGGCTGCACGTGAGTCGCATGATGCTGGCCTTCTTGGTGCTCAGCACTGGCATGTTTTGTTCATCCTCCG CATTCCTTCCCAGTAGCTTCTGTATGTACACTACACTGATAGCCATGACTGGATGGTACATGGACAAGACGCCCATTGCTGTGCTGGGAGTAGCAGCTGGGGCTATTGTAGGCTGGCCGTTCAGTGCTGCACTTGG TTTGCCCATTGCCTTTGATTTGCTGGTCATGAAACACAGGTGGAGGAGTTTCCTTTACTGGTCACTAGTGGCCCTAATTCTCTTCCtg GTGCCCGTGGTGGCCATCGACAGCTACTACTATGGGAAGCTGGTGATTGCACCTCTCAACATTGTTTTGTATAATGTCTTCACTTCTCATGGACCTGACCTGTATG gTACAGAACCCTGGTACTTCTATTTAATTAATGGATTTCTGAATTTCAATGTAGCCTTTGCTTTGGCTCTTTTGGTCTTACCACTGACTTCTCTTATGGAATACCTACTGCAGAGGTTTAATG TGCAGAATTTAGGCCATCCATATTGGCTTACCTTGGCTCCAATGTATATTTGGTTTATAATTTTCTTCATCCAGCCTCACAAAGAGGAGCGATTTCTTTTCCCTGTCTATCCACTTATATGTctctgtggtgctgtggctctttcTGCACTTCAG AAATGCTACCACTTTGTGTTTCAGCAATACCGCCTGGAGCACTACACCGTGACATCAAGTTGGTTGGCGCTAGGCACTGTCTTCCTGTTCGGTCTCCTGTCTTTCTCTCGCTCCGTGGCACTGTTCAGAG GTTATCATGGGCCCCTTGATCTGTATCCAGAATTTTACCGAATTGCTACAGACCCAACCATCCACACTGTCCCGGAAGGCAGACCTGTGAATGTTTGTGTGGGAAAAGAATGGTATCGATTTCCCAGCAGCTTCCTTCTTCCTGACAA CTGGCAGCTACAGTTCATTCCATCAGAGTTCAGAGGTCAACTACCAAAACCTTTTGCAGAGGGACCACTGGCCACACAGATTATTCCTACTGACATGAATGACCAGAACCTAGAAGAGCCATCCAGATAT tctcaGGCTTTGAACTCACTTGCTGGAAAGCACTATGCTGCTGTGTCATGCTTCTAG